Proteins encoded within one genomic window of Streptomyces sp. NBC_01237:
- a CDS encoding alpha-L-fucosidase: MTEPRRRHVLGMTAGAAVGAALLTPATAEAAPPGRAARLPGGTGDWGTVPAALPVPLDPWFDNDGIDTADAPGGDFDGSGYTFPGEELPSGVREIDGTPFLFPAATAGAKNNIVALGQRVDLPRGRYLCGLLLTACSYGATSGTATVHYADGTTSAPALGGPDWYSGSGALTAAYRYGPDGSKDPHQVALAVTEIALDPAREAVALTLPTTRPAEANQSSLHVFALSLQPAATGRALTLRDARSTTSSLANGAQSVEATVVNAGTVTVLAADALTVSVDVPGARTVDPARITRLAPGDRARVRIGVRNRPGTAPGTVREGSVVARGRGAQAATVRRSLTLGVPDYLPTDASLGTHQAPYWFQEAKFGIFIHWGVYSVPAWAPVGQQYAEWYWHQMQDPGNPTYAHHRDTYGEDFAYDDFIPRFRAERFDPRAWVELFRDAGAQYHVLTSKHHEGFALWDTELSDRNSVKMGPRRDLIRELFDASRRYTPELHRGLYFSMPEWFNPDHPWMGHAPRNPYTLEPVPYTGHTAGKDYITGLQGPQMLELVHGYDPEILWCDIGGDNDSHRVLAEYFNQAKNRARPVEVTVNNRSGIGPHDFTTPEYTTYDQIVTAKWESSRGLDPYSYGYNSQTPDDKYMTTRDVVHSLVDIVSKNGNFLLDIGPRADGTIPEIMQRRLRETGAWLKTNGEAVYGSTYWSRMPQLGEELRFTVRPDRAFYIHSLVRPGAKLTVAAPVPIRAGDRVTLLGHDRPLNWRTTGGSLVIDVPAAARRTGEHAWVFKVAWSA, translated from the coding sequence ATGACCGAGCCTCGCAGACGACACGTACTCGGAATGACGGCAGGAGCGGCAGTCGGCGCCGCTCTGCTCACCCCCGCCACCGCCGAAGCGGCCCCGCCCGGCCGGGCCGCCCGCCTCCCCGGGGGCACCGGCGACTGGGGCACCGTCCCGGCGGCGCTCCCCGTCCCCCTCGACCCCTGGTTCGACAACGACGGCATCGACACCGCCGATGCCCCGGGCGGCGACTTCGACGGCTCCGGCTACACCTTCCCCGGCGAGGAACTCCCTTCCGGGGTGCGGGAGATCGACGGCACCCCCTTCCTCTTCCCGGCCGCGACCGCGGGTGCCAAGAACAACATCGTCGCCCTCGGGCAGCGCGTCGACCTGCCCCGCGGCCGCTACCTCTGCGGCCTCCTGCTCACCGCGTGCAGCTACGGCGCCACCTCCGGCACGGCCACCGTCCACTACGCCGACGGCACCACGTCCGCCCCGGCCCTCGGCGGCCCCGACTGGTACTCCGGCAGCGGTGCCCTGACCGCCGCCTACCGCTACGGCCCCGACGGCTCCAAGGACCCGCATCAGGTCGCCCTCGCCGTCACCGAGATCGCCCTCGACCCGGCCAGGGAGGCCGTCGCGCTCACCCTCCCGACCACCCGGCCCGCCGAGGCGAACCAGTCCTCGCTGCACGTCTTCGCGCTGTCCCTCCAGCCTGCCGCCACCGGGCGTGCGCTCACCCTGCGCGACGCCCGTTCCACCACCTCGTCCCTGGCGAACGGCGCCCAGAGCGTCGAGGCCACGGTGGTCAACGCGGGGACCGTCACCGTCCTCGCCGCCGATGCGCTCACCGTCTCGGTGGACGTCCCCGGCGCCCGGACCGTCGACCCCGCCCGGATCACCCGGCTCGCCCCCGGCGACCGGGCCCGCGTCCGGATCGGCGTCCGCAACCGGCCGGGCACGGCACCGGGCACGGTCCGGGAAGGCAGCGTCGTCGCACGGGGCAGGGGCGCGCAGGCGGCGACCGTCCGCCGCTCCCTGACCCTCGGCGTGCCCGACTACCTGCCCACCGACGCCTCGCTCGGCACCCATCAGGCGCCGTACTGGTTCCAGGAGGCGAAGTTCGGCATCTTCATCCACTGGGGCGTCTACTCCGTGCCCGCCTGGGCACCGGTCGGGCAGCAGTACGCCGAGTGGTACTGGCACCAGATGCAGGACCCGGGCAACCCCACGTACGCCCATCACCGCGACACCTACGGCGAGGACTTCGCCTACGACGACTTCATCCCGCGGTTCCGGGCCGAGCGGTTCGACCCGCGCGCCTGGGTGGAGCTGTTCCGGGACGCGGGCGCGCAGTACCACGTGCTCACCTCCAAGCACCACGAGGGCTTCGCGCTCTGGGACACCGAGCTCTCCGACCGCAACTCCGTGAAGATGGGCCCCCGACGCGACCTGATCAGGGAACTGTTCGACGCCTCGCGCCGCTACACCCCCGAACTCCACCGGGGGCTGTACTTCTCGATGCCCGAATGGTTCAACCCCGACCACCCGTGGATGGGGCACGCCCCGCGCAACCCGTACACCCTGGAGCCCGTCCCCTACACCGGCCACACGGCGGGCAAGGACTACATCACCGGGCTCCAGGGCCCGCAGATGCTGGAGCTGGTCCACGGATACGACCCCGAGATCCTCTGGTGCGACATCGGCGGCGACAACGACAGCCACCGGGTGCTCGCGGAGTACTTCAACCAGGCGAAGAACCGGGCGCGGCCCGTCGAGGTCACCGTCAACAACCGTTCCGGCATCGGCCCGCACGACTTCACGACGCCCGAGTACACGACGTACGACCAGATCGTCACCGCGAAATGGGAGTCGAGCCGGGGCCTCGATCCGTACTCCTACGGCTACAACTCCCAGACGCCCGACGACAAGTACATGACGACGCGGGACGTCGTGCACTCCCTCGTCGACATCGTCTCCAAGAACGGCAACTTCCTGCTCGACATCGGACCGCGGGCGGACGGCACCATTCCCGAGATCATGCAGCGCCGGCTGCGGGAGACGGGGGCGTGGCTGAAGACCAACGGCGAGGCCGTGTACGGCAGTACGTACTGGTCACGGATGCCGCAGCTCGGCGAGGAGCTGCGCTTCACCGTCCGGCCGGACCGGGCGTTCTACATCCACTCCCTGGTCCGGCCGGGCGCGAAGCTCACCGTCGCGGCACCGGTGCCCATCCGCGCCGGGGACCGGGTGACGCTCCTGGGCCACGACCGGCCGCTCAACTGGCGCACCACGGGCGGCTCGCTGGTGATCGACGTGCCCGCGGCGGCCCGCAGGACGGGGGAGCACGCCTGGGTGTTCAAGGTCGCCTGGTCGGCCTGA
- a CDS encoding lipase maturation factor family protein translates to MEWFTADSYWLSRLVFQRALAGVYLVAFLTAALQFRALIGERGMLPVPELLRHTHWRAAPGLFRLHYSDRFFAAVAWTGCAVSVALIAGVDGYLPLWGGMLLWALPWVLYLSIVQVGQVWYGFGWESLLLETGFLAVFLGTGDTAPPVLVLWLLRWLLFRVEFGAGLIKIRGDACWRRLTCLDFHHETQPMPGPLSWFFHRLPRPVHRAEAAANHLTQLLIPFLLFTPQPVASAAAGLMVITQLWLVLSGNFAWLNWLTIALALSAIDWSLIAGPPPALSAPPLWYEVAVLAVTALILALSYRPARNLLSRRQVMNRSFDPLHLVNTYGAFGSISRLRLEVVVEGTRDPVAHDGAHWQEYGFHGKPGDPHRAARQFAPYHLRLDWMMWFAALSPAYARSWFGPFAERLLTNDRDTLRLLRHNPFPGEPPAHVRARVYRYRYTDWRELRTTGRWWHRTYVREFMRPMARPVPLRPTRRP, encoded by the coding sequence ATGGAGTGGTTCACCGCAGACAGCTACTGGCTCAGCAGGCTGGTCTTCCAGCGGGCTCTCGCCGGGGTCTATCTGGTCGCCTTCCTCACCGCCGCGCTCCAGTTCCGCGCGCTGATCGGCGAGCGCGGCATGCTGCCCGTACCGGAACTGCTGCGGCACACCCACTGGCGGGCGGCTCCCGGGCTCTTCCGGCTCCACTACTCCGACCGGTTCTTCGCCGCCGTCGCGTGGACCGGCTGCGCGGTCTCGGTGGCTCTGATCGCCGGAGTGGACGGATACCTCCCGCTGTGGGGCGGCATGCTGCTCTGGGCGCTGCCGTGGGTGCTGTACCTGTCGATCGTCCAGGTCGGCCAGGTCTGGTACGGCTTCGGGTGGGAGTCGCTGCTGCTGGAGACCGGCTTCCTCGCCGTCTTCCTCGGCACCGGGGACACGGCGCCGCCGGTGCTGGTGCTGTGGCTGCTGCGCTGGCTGCTGTTCCGGGTGGAGTTCGGCGCGGGACTCATCAAGATCCGGGGCGATGCCTGCTGGCGGCGGCTGACCTGTCTGGACTTCCACCACGAGACCCAGCCGATGCCGGGGCCGCTGAGCTGGTTCTTCCACCGTCTGCCGCGCCCCGTGCACCGGGCCGAGGCGGCCGCCAACCATCTCACCCAGCTCCTGATCCCGTTCCTCCTGTTCACCCCGCAGCCGGTGGCGAGCGCCGCCGCGGGTCTGATGGTCATCACTCAGCTGTGGCTGGTCCTCTCCGGGAACTTCGCCTGGCTGAACTGGCTGACGATCGCCCTCGCACTCTCCGCGATCGACTGGTCCCTGATCGCCGGACCGCCGCCCGCACTGTCGGCTCCACCGCTCTGGTACGAGGTGGCCGTTCTCGCCGTCACCGCTCTGATCCTGGCCCTCAGCTACCGCCCGGCGCGCAATCTGCTCTCCCGCCGCCAGGTGATGAACCGGTCCTTCGACCCTCTGCATCTGGTCAATACGTACGGGGCGTTCGGCAGCATCAGCAGGCTGCGGCTCGAAGTCGTCGTGGAGGGGACACGGGACCCGGTCGCCCACGACGGCGCCCACTGGCAGGAGTACGGCTTCCACGGAAAGCCGGGGGATCCGCACCGGGCGGCGCGCCAGTTCGCCCCGTACCATCTGCGGCTCGACTGGATGATGTGGTTCGCCGCCCTCTCCCCCGCCTACGCCCGCTCGTGGTTCGGGCCGTTCGCCGAGCGCCTTCTGACGAACGACCGGGACACGCTCCGGCTGCTGCGGCACAATCCGTTCCCCGGCGAACCTCCCGCGCACGTCCGCGCCAGGGTGTACCGCTACCGGTACACCGACTGGCGCGAACTGCGGACCACCGGACGCTGGTGGCACCGCACCTACGTACGGGAGTTCATGCGGCCGATGGCCCGCCCGGTCCCGCTCAGGCCGACCAGGCGACCTTGA
- a CDS encoding DUF1990 family protein → MDTFTYPEVGATRLGPLPDGYHHLHHRTRVGRGRSDFATAGAAVTEWRVHRAAGARVNASAARAEDGGGVRVSLGLGPVRFTAPCEVVWTAYERDRTGFGYGTLERHPECGEECFVVDLADDGTVWFTVMAFSRPASWYARLAGPLVPPVQRWYARRLGRSLRRIVAAG, encoded by the coding sequence GTGGACACCTTCACGTACCCGGAGGTCGGGGCCACCCGGCTGGGCCCGCTCCCCGACGGCTACCACCATCTGCACCACCGCACCCGGGTGGGCCGGGGCCGGTCCGACTTCGCGACGGCGGGCGCCGCGGTCACCGAGTGGCGCGTGCACCGCGCCGCCGGAGCCCGGGTGAACGCCTCGGCCGCACGGGCGGAGGACGGCGGCGGCGTGCGGGTGTCGCTGGGGCTCGGCCCGGTCCGCTTCACCGCCCCGTGCGAGGTGGTCTGGACGGCGTACGAGAGGGACCGCACCGGTTTCGGCTACGGGACGCTGGAGCGGCATCCGGAGTGCGGTGAGGAGTGCTTCGTGGTGGACCTGGCGGACGACGGGACGGTCTGGTTCACGGTCATGGCGTTCTCCCGCCCGGCGAGCTGGTACGCCCGGCTCGCCGGACCGCTCGTGCCGCCGGTACAGCGGTGGTACGCGCGCCGGCTGGGCCGCTCCCTGCGCCGGATTGTCGCCGCCGGCTGA